A single region of the Macadamia integrifolia cultivar HAES 741 unplaced genomic scaffold, SCU_Mint_v3 scaffold2674, whole genome shotgun sequence genome encodes:
- the LOC122067023 gene encoding uncharacterized protein LOC122067023 — protein sequence MRHRMGRTSYAVIREKLRNEDPEKKLPNRIKMFDFTHKRPGCSMDDESAEKLEKMQRELSLQPKEMQQDNDVIDETFTKVMGRDRRGYVRMFGPGVTPKQVFGLEGLRAQRQGQHISELRLENSQLKEQISQQGVEMNEMKSQIAMLMQFMTSFQSSQG from the exons ATGCGTCATAGAATGGGTAGAACTTCATATGCCGTCATACGTGAGAAATTG cGTAACGAGGACCCAGAGAAAAAACTTCCAAATCGTATCAAAATGTTTGACTTCACCCATAAAAGGCCTGGATGTTCCATGGATGACGAGTCTGCGGAAAAGTTG GAAAAAATGCAGCGTGAATTAAGTTTGCAACCTAAAGAAATGCAACAGGACAACGATGTTATTGATGAAACCTTCACCAAAGTAATGGGACGTGATAGACGTGGATATGTACGCATGTTTGGGCCTGGAGTAACCCCAAAACAAGTGTTTGGCTTAGAAGGACTACGCGCTCAGAGGCAAGGACAACATATCTCAGAATTAAGGTTAGAGAATAGCCAATTGAAAGAACAGATTTCTCAACAAGGTGTAGAGATGAATGAGATGAAGTCTCAAATAGCTATGCTTATGCAATTCATGACATCATTCCAATCTTCTCAAGGATAG
- the LOC122067024 gene encoding uncharacterized protein LOC122067024 produces the protein MSNPNVCGSTSGNDNTCGSGKRGRGQRGRTKAHDIINMPDGERIQIEVNEWGQPCEGESTAKLTTWIGTLARNHLYCPLTYPKWTNIPQSYKEDCWKAITAKFIIPEVSKTWCLDRLAKRLKDHKCDLKAEYYSKYDSPSDRRKNIDLQLIPLEQWDALLKLWDDKKHKVMYIYKCVILL, from the exons ATGAGTAATCCTAATGTATGTGGAAGTACAAGTGGGAATGATAATACATGTGGTTCAG gaaaaaggggaagaggCCAAAGGGGAAGAACTAAGGCTCATGATATTATAAATATGCCAGATGGTGAGAGAATACAAATTGAAGTAAATGAGTGGGGACAACCATGTGAAGGCGAGTCAACAGCAAAATTAACTACATGGATTGGAACATTAGCAAGGAATCATCTATATTGTCCATTGACATACCCTAAGTggacaaacataccacaatcaTACAAAGAAGATTGTTGGAAAGCAATAACG GCCAAATTTATCATCCCTGAAGTTTCCAAGACATGGTGCTTAGATAGATTAGCTAAACGGTTGAAGGACCATAAGTGTGACTTGAAGGCCGAGTACTACAGTAAGTATGATTCACCCTCTGATCGAAGGAAAAATATTGATCTTCAACTTATACCATTGGAGCAATGGGATGCGCTACTGAAGTTGTGGGATGATAAAAAGCATAAGGTAATGTACATCTATAAATGTGTTATATTACTTTAA